The Mesomycoplasma ovipneumoniae genome window below encodes:
- a CDS encoding ATP-binding cassette domain-containing protein codes for MIKIENLTKKIDKKIIFYNLNLDIPSRKITFIIGKSGIGKTTLINLIAGFTKKDSGKISFLDENGSEIKKPLVDVVFQDFNLITNISSENNILIANNVINRVLDAKELEQQSKYVSIETQQLKQNVNNLSGGEKQRIAILRSLSRDSDFILLDEPTGNLDFENGISVFENLKNIAKNKTILVVSHNLEFAKKYADKIVRIEKGKISEENIDKSEENLGINNEKSSQFVSFKSSSYSKIAKIKQELKTGLLLTLSDYKSKWVSTILFVILFLTSIFGTLLFGVLNLNISTSNSLKVNELQLDSVLISKKSERDVATFTDNDINNLKEKNKTIKKIIPFFTFPSLGFEYNDKRKLGAHIDYIDESEFFKNRFNFDQKNLIGRNIENIDEIIISKEAATELDIKEPKEQEIAVLTGPKDKKTLKVVGINNLLNAKNLNLSFLHHKFGEEIELQSSKNREPENSQASQTKKIEPIILRLYFENDNLENNINNFIENNKEYNVDSSLKGVTKLSYDLQNFINIIVGAILIVFITILLIQTIFYTKNLTDSKVKLIGILKALRAKTWQIFLYHWLNIIIISFLILVINLSVSLPLIPKIYIRILGEEAIYPSTSQIVILIFIIWIAMFFIISFIYLLISWINYRKPVTKLLKFDQF; via the coding sequence ATGATAAAAATTGAGAATTTAACGAAAAAGATTGATAAGAAAATCATTTTTTATAATCTAAATCTTGATATACCTTCAAGAAAAATAACGTTTATAATTGGTAAATCAGGGATTGGTAAAACAACTCTTATTAACTTAATTGCTGGTTTTACTAAAAAAGATAGTGGAAAAATTTCTTTTTTAGATGAAAATGGTTCTGAAATTAAAAAACCATTAGTTGATGTTGTTTTCCAGGACTTTAATTTAATTACTAATATTTCATCAGAAAATAATATTTTAATTGCAAATAATGTAATAAATAGAGTTTTAGACGCAAAAGAATTGGAACAACAGTCTAAGTATGTGTCAATTGAAACTCAGCAATTAAAGCAAAATGTAAATAATTTATCTGGTGGTGAAAAACAAAGAATAGCAATTCTCCGTTCACTTTCAAGAGATAGTGATTTTATTTTGCTTGATGAACCAACTGGAAATTTGGATTTTGAAAACGGTATTTCTGTATTTGAAAATTTAAAAAATATTGCAAAAAATAAAACAATATTAGTGGTCAGTCACAATTTAGAATTTGCAAAAAAATATGCCGACAAGATTGTTCGTATTGAAAAAGGAAAAATTTCCGAAGAAAATATTGACAAAAGTGAAGAAAATTTAGGAATTAACAATGAAAAAAGTAGTCAATTTGTTTCTTTTAAGAGTTCCTCCTACTCAAAAATTGCAAAAATTAAGCAAGAATTAAAAACAGGTTTATTGCTTACTCTGTCAGATTATAAATCAAAATGAGTTTCAACCATTTTATTTGTAATACTCTTTCTAACAAGTATTTTTGGGACATTATTATTTGGTGTTTTAAATTTAAATATTTCCACTTCTAATTCTCTTAAAGTTAATGAATTGCAACTTGATTCTGTTTTAATTAGCAAAAAATCAGAAAGAGATGTGGCAACCTTCACAGATAATGACATTAATAATCTTAAAGAAAAAAATAAAACAATAAAAAAAATTATTCCTTTCTTTACTTTCCCATCATTAGGTTTTGAATATAATGACAAAAGAAAGCTTGGAGCACATATTGATTACATTGATGAAAGTGAATTTTTTAAAAATAGGTTCAATTTTGATCAAAAAAATTTAATAGGAAGAAACATTGAAAACATAGATGAAATTATAATTTCAAAAGAAGCGGCTACAGAATTAGATATCAAAGAACCAAAAGAACAAGAAATTGCTGTCTTAACTGGTCCCAAAGATAAAAAAACATTAAAAGTTGTCGGAATAAATAATTTGCTTAATGCAAAAAATTTAAACCTAAGTTTTTTGCATCATAAATTCGGTGAAGAAATCGAATTACAGAGTAGCAAAAACAGGGAACCAGAAAATTCACAAGCCAGTCAAACCAAAAAAATAGAACCAATTATTTTAAGGTTGTATTTTGAAAATGATAATTTGGAAAATAATATTAATAATTTTATTGAGAATAATAAAGAGTATAATGTTGACTCCTCGTTAAAAGGTGTAACAAAATTAAGTTATGATTTACAAAATTTTATAAATATAATTGTTGGAGCAATTTTAATTGTTTTTATAACAATTCTATTAATACAAACGATTTTTTATACAAAAAATCTAACTGATTCAAAAGTAAAATTAATTGGAATCCTAAAGGCGCTTCGCGCTAAGACATGGCAGATTTTTCTTTATCATTGATTAAATATAATTATAATTTCATTTTTAATTTTAGTCATTAACTTATCAGTGTCTCTCCCATTAATTCCAAAAATTTACATTCGAATACTCGGTGAA